The Radiobacillus deserti genomic interval GAGGAGGATTCTCGTGAAATTTATTGATAATAAAGGGATAACGGACCCCCATATTAATCTTGCAATCGAGGAATACGTGTTAAAGAATTTTGGCGCAGACGATACATATTTACTTTTTTACATTAATGAGCCATCCATTATTATTGGAAAAAACCAGAATACAATTGAAGAAATCAATACGAAGTATGTCGAGGATAACGGAATTCATGTTGTTCGTCGTCTTTCTGGTGGTGGAGCGGTTTATCATGATTTAGGAAATTTAAACTTTAGCTTTATTACGAAGGATGATGGAGATAGCTTCCACAATTTTGCGAAGTTTACACAACCAGTTGTAGAAGCGTTGAACAAGCTAGGTGTTCCTGCTGAATTACAAGGTCGTAATGATTTAGTGGCAAATGGAAGAAAAATATCTGGGAATGCTCAATTTTCAACACGCGGACGTATGTTCAGTCACGGTACCTTAATGTATGATTCCGAAATTGAACATGTGGTGTCTGCATTAAATGTACGGAAAGAAAAAATCGAATCAAAAGGAATTAAATCCATACGTAGTCGTGTTGCGAATATTTCAGAATTTATGGATGAAAAAGTATCTATGGATGAATTTAAAGGAATCATTTTACGCAACATCTTCGGCGTGGAAAATGTAGAAGATGTTCCGACTTATGAGCTTACCGATGAGGATTGGAATAACATTAAGAAACTATCAGAAGAGCGCTATCAAAAATGGGAGTGGAACTACGGAAAATCTCCTGCATCCAATATCCAGCAGTCGCATAAATTCCCAGCTGGCCTCGTAGATATCCGCTTAAACGTGAACAAAGGGATGATTGAAAACGCGAAAATCTATGGAGACTTCTTCGGTGTAGGGGAAGTAAGTGATATTGAAGAACGATTGACTGGCATTCGTTATGAGCGAAAACAAATCGAAGAAGCGTTAAGTGATTTAGATATTAAACATTACTTAGGAAACATATCTAAAGAAGAGTTCATTGATTTGATGTATTAAAGATAAAAAGAGCCTCTGCTTGATCCTCTCGCAGAGGTCTTTTTCTAGAAAGCGTGGTTCGCATGAAGCGTTTTGTCATTTGGGTATTTGTTCTATCTCAAATTATTTTCTGTATGGTGTACCCCTTTCTTCAACCGTTAATCGTGTATTTGCATTCCATCGTCATCGTTGTGACTTGGGTTTGCTGGACCACCTTCTTTCTATTTATAGCACTATGGATGAGAAGCGCCTCCATATATATTCCAAAATCTTTTTTACTTAGTTTGTTTGCATGTTACAGTATTGGTCTTATCGTCCTTCTATTTTTCCGTCCTTCTAGTACAGGAGGCTTAACGATCAATCTCATTCCGTTTCAAACGATACAGTTTTATTTAAGCGGGCGCGTTTCTTTTTTAATTGCGTTTTATAATTTAGCAGCCAATATCGGACTTTTCATTCCTGTTGGTCTGTGGTGGAAAGCTAGTTATCCTAGTAGAAGTAAAAGAATGAATTTTCTATTTCCACTCGTTCTCATTATAAGTATTGAATCTGTTCAACTATTAAGCCATTCGGGTGCATGGGATATAGATGATTTTATTTTGAATATACTAGGAGTGTACATAGGGTATATGTTAACTCCTTTATGTCAAAAAGTAATTCATACTCATTGAATAGAAGGAGGGAAGGGATGAAAAAGTACATAATTGGCTACATCGTGTATGTTCTTGTGATTTGGAGCTACTTTTTATTCGCATATCCGCTTGATAGCTTTGTGAATAGTAACTTTGCTAGCTTAAGTCATGCCATGTTTTTTACTACCATTCCACTCGATTGGCTTTTACTTTTAGCGGTTATTAAGCATCAAAGAACCAAGGATCGTTTCTCTTTTTCTGGCAGCCAATCACAATCTGTTCTTTGGTATGGAACGAAATTATTTGGATTATATGTACTGATTACGTTCCCATTTGATTTCAGTTGGTATGAAGTCATGAAACAGTATGGAATAAGTCAACAATCCTATCTCGATTGGTTTATGGACTACGGGATAAGTAATCTATTATATTTCCTTGGGCTTATGTTTATCATTGTTGCAGCACTTCAATTCATCAAGCGGTTACCGAAGATGTGGTGGCTGGCATTATGGTTCCTATCCATTCCGATTGCACTATTCCTTGTGTATGTCCAACCGATTTGGATTGACCCTTTATACAATGATTTTCAGCCGATGGAAGAAACTCCTTTAAAGCAAGATATTTTACAACTGGTATCAGAAGCTAATATTGAAGATGTAACCTTGCTACAAATGGACAAAAGCTCGGAAACGACAACGTTTAATGCGTATGTAAATGGAATCTTTGGCAATGCTCGAATTGTTGTATGGGATACGACCCTACAAGGCATGAAAGAGGATGAGATTTTATTTATTCTTGCCCATGAAATTGCGCATTATGTAAAGCATCACGTTCTCGTTGGTGTAATTGGCTACTTACTGATGAGCTTCGTTATCTTGTGGCTTCTTGCTGTCTTATTCCGAAAATGGTGGGGCAGTAGAGAGCACAAGGCACCGACAGACGTTCGAGCGATACCATACCTTCTTCTAATTACGTCTTTCCTGCTGTTTGTATTCCAACCGGTTTCGATGTGGGTTTCAAGGGAAATGGAAACCTCAGCAGATCAATATGCAATAGAACATACGGAAGAACTGCAGCCAGCTGCGGATAGTTATAGACGACTTGCTGTTCAATCGCAAAGTGATATCAGTCCAGTTTGGTGGATTAAATGGCTCAGGTTTAGTCATCCAACAATCTCAGAGAGGATTCAGATGGTAGAAAGAGAAATAGAAAGAAGAGATTAGTCTCGAGCGATTGCTTCGAGGCTTTTTGATTAAAAGAAAGGAGTTACGTTCACAATAAGGGAAAAGGAGGTGGTTCGATGGAGAAGGAAAAAGAGCGGCTCGAGCTTGAGATTAATTCTGTTTTAAATCCTGATTTTGGCTTGGATGACAACCAACTTTATGAACGAGTCTTTCCTGAAGAAGCTGGTGCACCTTATACCGATAAAATGTATTTTTAATGGATAATTTGGAAAAATATGGACAGTATTTAGAGAGATATGGTACATTTGTAGTAGGTCTTTCGCTTTTCATTTACCATTTTGCGAAAGGATGATAGAAAATTGTTAAATGAATACGAAATTACCCCGAATACGTGTGCAATTGTGAAAGAAACGGTAGATGGTGCACCAGTTTGTCTTATCTTAGAAGTAGAAGATAGCTTCTATGTTTCCTCCTCTCCAAGTAAGTTAGTTGATCAAGGGTGTAAGTTTTTTGGAAGTAGTCTGAAAGGTCGGCAGGACGGAACTAAAGAAGTCTGTGGTATTACACATAAAGCACCTATTTCTATGGATCCTTCAAGTGGGATGTACTTCTTTCCAACCACCTCACCTCAGAATCCAAATTGCTCATGGATTGCTCATTCCCATATTGATCGACTTGAAAAAACTTCTTTTCAACAGACGATCGTTCACTTCAAAAATGGAACTTCTATCAAAGTCGACGTTTCCTACGGATCAATGATGAACCAAATTCAACGAACCGCACAATTTCGATACTTATTGGATAATCGAGTAAAATTCTTCAGGAAAAATAAAGGAGATATGGTTGCCGAACCTTTTCCAAGCTAGTTAATACCTAATTGATTACTCTATTACTAAAAATGAAAAGTGGAAGACCTACATTTCTTTCTTTGCTATTCTAAATAACGAAGAGTTCGCGTTAAAGGAACCAATTCGACAACAAGGTCAAAACACCTACTAAACTATGTAAATTCACTAGTGTGACTTTATTTTTTTTAATAGATGTTTTTCTTTTAATTTTATATTTTCACGAAAGTTAATCAATCTTGAAAATGAAATCTTTAATACAGATTCACTAGTAAACTTCTTTTTTTAATCCCTAATTTTAGTAATTATTTAAAAAAAGTATTTATATAACGTGGTAATAGTTGTATTAGT includes:
- a CDS encoding M48 family metallopeptidase, translating into MKKYIIGYIVYVLVIWSYFLFAYPLDSFVNSNFASLSHAMFFTTIPLDWLLLLAVIKHQRTKDRFSFSGSQSQSVLWYGTKLFGLYVLITFPFDFSWYEVMKQYGISQQSYLDWFMDYGISNLLYFLGLMFIIVAALQFIKRLPKMWWLALWFLSIPIALFLVYVQPIWIDPLYNDFQPMEETPLKQDILQLVSEANIEDVTLLQMDKSSETTTFNAYVNGIFGNARIVVWDTTLQGMKEDEILFILAHEIAHYVKHHVLVGVIGYLLMSFVILWLLAVLFRKWWGSREHKAPTDVRAIPYLLLITSFLLFVFQPVSMWVSREMETSADQYAIEHTEELQPAADSYRRLAVQSQSDISPVWWIKWLRFSHPTISERIQMVEREIERRD
- a CDS encoding competence protein ComK, encoding MLNEYEITPNTCAIVKETVDGAPVCLILEVEDSFYVSSSPSKLVDQGCKFFGSSLKGRQDGTKEVCGITHKAPISMDPSSGMYFFPTTSPQNPNCSWIAHSHIDRLEKTSFQQTIVHFKNGTSIKVDVSYGSMMNQIQRTAQFRYLLDNRVKFFRKNKGDMVAEPFPS
- a CDS encoding lipoate--protein ligase → MKFIDNKGITDPHINLAIEEYVLKNFGADDTYLLFYINEPSIIIGKNQNTIEEINTKYVEDNGIHVVRRLSGGGAVYHDLGNLNFSFITKDDGDSFHNFAKFTQPVVEALNKLGVPAELQGRNDLVANGRKISGNAQFSTRGRMFSHGTLMYDSEIEHVVSALNVRKEKIESKGIKSIRSRVANISEFMDEKVSMDEFKGIILRNIFGVENVEDVPTYELTDEDWNNIKKLSEERYQKWEWNYGKSPASNIQQSHKFPAGLVDIRLNVNKGMIENAKIYGDFFGVGEVSDIEERLTGIRYERKQIEEALSDLDIKHYLGNISKEEFIDLMY
- a CDS encoding VanZ family protein, whose product is MKRFVIWVFVLSQIIFCMVYPFLQPLIVYLHSIVIVVTWVCWTTFFLFIALWMRSASIYIPKSFLLSLFACYSIGLIVLLFFRPSSTGGLTINLIPFQTIQFYLSGRVSFLIAFYNLAANIGLFIPVGLWWKASYPSRSKRMNFLFPLVLIISIESVQLLSHSGAWDIDDFILNILGVYIGYMLTPLCQKVIHTH